From one Agathobaculum sp. NTUH-O15-33 genomic stretch:
- the groL gene encoding chaperonin GroEL (60 kDa chaperone family; promotes refolding of misfolded polypeptides especially under stressful conditions; forms two stacked rings of heptamers to form a barrel-shaped 14mer; ends can be capped by GroES; misfolded proteins enter the barrel where they are refolded when GroES binds) codes for MARDLYYGEDARNKLWNGVDKLASAVKVTLGPKGRNVLVDRPSGTPLIANDGATVTNGIELEDITENLGAQMLKEVADKTNSEVGDGTTTTILLTQAIIREGLKNIAAGANPMAVRRGIHGAVDVVVKALDEQAYRVEKTEDIARAATVSGSDEAVGRMIAQIMEQIGQDGVITVEEGKTLDTTFEIVTGTQFDKGYLSSYMVSDKERMEAVLDHPYILFTDKKISDLQDVIPLLDQVAQLKRTLLIVADDVEGKALTALIVNKMQGAIDVVAVRAPGFGDRKKALVDDLALLTGATVVREETGDVLSEATVDILGQAEKVTIMKDRTLIINGAGDQEKIADRMAMLRRQLAEAKTEFDIDKARERLGKLAGGVGVIKVGAASEVELKEKKLRIEDALNATRAALAEGVVAGGGLALCNTVAAVEAYAQELMGDEKTGARIICRAIEEPARQIAENAGCSGDVVIAESMRRGEGIGFDAETNTYVPMIEAGIVDPVKVTKQALKNAASMASTFLTTEVDVIDPKDEAWLRKHGGNPLM; via the coding sequence ATGGCAAGAGATTTATATTATGGTGAGGACGCCAGAAACAAGCTTTGGAACGGCGTGGATAAGCTCGCAAGCGCGGTGAAGGTCACGCTGGGGCCAAAGGGCAGGAATGTTTTGGTGGACAGGCCGTCCGGCACGCCGCTCATTGCAAACGATGGGGCGACTGTCACCAATGGCATCGAATTGGAGGACATCACTGAAAACCTAGGCGCGCAGATGCTCAAGGAGGTTGCCGATAAAACCAATAGCGAAGTCGGAGACGGCACGACGACGACGATCCTGCTGACGCAGGCCATCATTCGTGAGGGCCTGAAAAATATCGCTGCGGGCGCGAACCCCATGGCGGTCAGAAGAGGCATCCACGGCGCGGTCGACGTGGTGGTCAAAGCGCTGGACGAGCAGGCGTATCGCGTGGAAAAGACGGAAGACATCGCACGGGCTGCGACCGTGTCCGGTTCTGACGAAGCGGTTGGCCGTATGATCGCTCAAATCATGGAGCAGATCGGTCAAGACGGCGTTATCACGGTCGAAGAGGGAAAAACGCTGGACACCACGTTTGAGATCGTAACCGGTACGCAGTTTGACAAGGGCTATCTTTCCTCTTATATGGTAAGCGATAAGGAACGGATGGAAGCGGTGCTGGATCACCCTTATATCTTGTTTACAGATAAGAAGATCAGCGACTTGCAGGATGTCATTCCGCTGCTCGATCAGGTCGCGCAACTCAAACGGACGCTTTTGATCGTGGCCGATGACGTCGAGGGCAAGGCGCTCACGGCGTTGATCGTAAATAAGATGCAGGGTGCGATCGACGTTGTTGCGGTCCGCGCGCCCGGCTTTGGCGACAGAAAGAAGGCGCTGGTGGACGATCTGGCGCTTTTGACCGGCGCAACGGTGGTCCGGGAGGAAACGGGCGACGTGCTGAGCGAGGCGACCGTCGATATCCTCGGTCAGGCTGAAAAGGTTACGATCATGAAGGATCGGACGCTCATCATCAATGGCGCCGGCGATCAGGAGAAGATCGCGGATCGAATGGCGATGCTGCGCAGGCAGCTCGCGGAAGCAAAGACCGAATTTGATATTGATAAGGCGCGGGAACGGCTGGGTAAGCTCGCCGGCGGCGTGGGCGTCATCAAAGTCGGCGCTGCGTCCGAGGTAGAACTGAAAGAGAAGAAGCTGCGGATCGAGGATGCTTTGAATGCGACGCGCGCCGCTTTGGCGGAAGGCGTAGTCGCCGGAGGCGGCCTTGCTCTCTGCAATACGGTTGCCGCCGTGGAAGCGTATGCACAGGAGTTGATGGGCGATGAGAAAACTGGCGCGCGCATCATTTGCCGGGCGATCGAGGAGCCGGCCAGACAGATCGCGGAAAACGCGGGTTGCAGCGGCGATGTGGTCATAGCCGAGTCGATGCGGCGCGGCGAGGGCATCGGTTTTGACGCCGAAACCAATACTTATGTACCGATGATCGAAGCAGGCATCGTGGATCCTGTGAAGGTGACCAAGCAGGCGCTGAAAAACGCTGCCTCAATGGCCTCCACGTTTTTGACCACGGAAGTGGACGTGATTGATCCTAAGGACGAAGCATGGCTGCGAAAGCATGGCGGTAATCCGCTGATGTGA
- a CDS encoding CaiB/BaiF CoA transferase family protein, with protein MYPLEGIKVLDLMTLSGYCGMELADYGAEVIKVEAPETGDPLRMLAPLKNGASIHHSFRDRGKKSITLDLNHPEGKEIFKKLAATADVVLENFPAGTMQALGLGYEELSAIKPSLVYGRISAYGSTGEGANTPQYDLIAQAKSGVMHFTGFPENPPARIGFSISERYAASFLSSAVCLAVYHAKETGEGQLVETTLCGSAIAISEDKVITYGAEHEDPMRTGNAHPLINPYDILKCKDGYVAMGISSDAQWAKFCDAFERPEWKEDELYCSNLVRGYHYFGDLRVKLETLFSTYSMQEIADICDKTLIPGTMCSTTKEALQQPQLKVRNMIVSVKDNDLGELEMPGKPVKFAEEQEEPLRAAPAIGEQNAQLYSALGIDAAALAKLQQQGVV; from the coding sequence ATGTATCCTTTAGAAGGAATCAAAGTACTCGATTTGATGACACTTTCCGGTTACTGCGGGATGGAACTGGCTGATTACGGAGCGGAAGTTATAAAAGTTGAAGCTCCGGAGACCGGGGATCCGCTGAGAATGCTGGCGCCATTAAAAAATGGCGCCAGTATTCATCATAGCTTCCGTGATCGCGGCAAGAAGAGCATTACGCTCGATCTGAATCATCCCGAGGGCAAAGAGATATTCAAAAAGCTGGCGGCCACGGCCGATGTTGTTTTGGAGAACTTTCCTGCCGGCACGATGCAGGCGCTTGGTCTGGGATATGAAGAATTATCAGCTATCAAACCATCCCTCGTATATGGACGCATTTCGGCATACGGTTCGACCGGCGAAGGGGCGAACACACCGCAGTACGATCTGATCGCGCAGGCCAAAAGCGGCGTGATGCACTTTACCGGCTTCCCGGAAAATCCGCCCGCGCGGATCGGCTTCTCAATCTCGGAGCGCTACGCGGCGAGTTTCCTATCCTCCGCGGTATGTCTGGCGGTCTATCACGCCAAGGAAACCGGCGAAGGTCAGCTGGTGGAAACGACGCTTTGCGGTTCGGCCATCGCTATTTCAGAGGATAAGGTCATCACCTACGGCGCGGAACATGAGGACCCGATGCGCACAGGCAATGCCCATCCGCTGATCAACCCCTATGATATTCTTAAATGCAAAGACGGCTACGTCGCCATGGGCATTTCGTCGGATGCACAGTGGGCCAAGTTCTGCGATGCATTTGAACGGCCGGAGTGGAAGGAAGACGAGTTGTACTGTTCCAATCTGGTGCGCGGCTACCATTATTTCGGCGATCTGCGCGTGAAGCTGGAAACGCTGTTCTCGACCTACTCCATGCAGGAAATCGCGGATATTTGCGATAAAACGCTGATTCCGGGCACGATGTGTTCGACGACCAAGGAAGCGCTCCAGCAGCCGCAATTAAAGGTAAGAAATATGATCGTTTCCGTGAAGGATAATGATCTGGGCGAACTGGAAATGCCGGGCAAGCCGGTCAAGTTCGCCGAAGAGCAAGAGGAGCCTCTGCGCGCCGCGCCGGCGATCGGAGAGCAGAACGCGCAGCTCTACTCCGCCTTGGGGATCGATGCAGCGGCGCTTGCAAAGCTGCAGCAGCAAGGCGTCGTTTGA
- a CDS encoding DMT family transporter: MGRYKRIGYFMAAFGGMCWAFSGACGQYLFMNRGLNADWLVSVRLTVAGILLALYSLARWRGKATAMFRSAREVGALVVFGLFGMALCQYAFFRSIELSNAATATTLQYTGPAIVLVWLALREKRMPSKQELLAVLCAIVGVYLLATHGDPTQLALSGKAFVWCMIGACAFAVYSVQPRALIERYDTVPVTGFGMLIGGIALGAIFQPWHIVGQWDAVTVCGLIVIVLFGTICAFCCYLEGVRRIGAAKGSIIAAVEPVTSAILSVFWLGVPLQVMDYAGIAFIVAAMILLAGKDKKPIPEPEAAEQPAPAVSDGAIE, translated from the coding sequence ATGGGAAGATACAAACGCATCGGTTATTTTATGGCGGCCTTTGGCGGTATGTGCTGGGCCTTTTCAGGCGCTTGCGGTCAATATCTGTTTATGAACCGCGGCCTCAATGCCGATTGGCTGGTTTCGGTGCGGCTGACGGTCGCCGGTATCCTGCTGGCGCTGTATTCGCTTGCGCGCTGGCGCGGCAAAGCGACGGCGATGTTCCGCTCCGCGCGGGAAGTGGGCGCGCTGGTGGTGTTTGGGCTATTTGGCATGGCGCTGTGCCAGTATGCGTTTTTTCGCTCTATTGAGCTCTCTAACGCGGCCACGGCGACGACGTTGCAGTATACCGGTCCGGCGATCGTATTGGTCTGGCTGGCGCTGCGCGAAAAACGTATGCCGAGCAAGCAGGAATTGCTGGCTGTTTTGTGTGCGATCGTGGGCGTATATTTGTTGGCGACGCATGGCGATCCAACGCAGCTCGCGCTGAGCGGCAAAGCGTTTGTCTGGTGCATGATCGGCGCGTGTGCGTTTGCAGTATACAGCGTGCAGCCGCGCGCATTGATCGAACGGTATGACACGGTGCCGGTCACCGGCTTCGGTATGCTGATCGGCGGTATCGCGCTGGGAGCGATCTTTCAGCCTTGGCATATCGTTGGCCAATGGGATGCGGTTACGGTTTGTGGTTTGATTGTTATCGTTCTGTTCGGAACGATCTGCGCCTTCTGCTGCTATCTGGAAGGCGTGCGCCGCATCGGCGCGGCGAAGGGTAGCATTATTGCGGCGGTTGAGCCGGTCACTTCGGCGATTTTAAGCGTGTTTTGGCTGGGCGTACCGCTGCAAGTCATGGATTATGCCGGCATTGCGTTTATCGTCGCGGCAATGATATTGCTGGCGGGCAAGGACAAAAAGCCGATTCCTGAGCCGGAAGCGGCGGAGCAACCTGCGCCAGCTGTGTCCGACGGAGCCATAGAATAA
- a CDS encoding BCCT family transporter, with the protein MGKNTKQGKNSDVEVGLIVVSVAVLIVFIIFMILNPESTLNAISSFFNLMISGLGSIFEVVAFVTFIVGLYLCFGKYGKVRLGNCKPEYSNFSYFSMMLLASLASAALYWSFTEWASYYQTPGLGMVPGSVEVIESSLGYQFFHWGVVNQSMYTIMGVAIAYGVYVRKLKSFQTSAVCCAMLGEKVKGKNAIGKVIDFLVIFGILGALSSSLGLAVPLATGGLKQLFGWEATPVVQIGVIAFIAVVYSITAYLGTQKGMKVISNAASILCVLFLLFVLFMGPTTFILKNIVNSLGHMIVKLPRMALFTDPVSNTGFPEAWTIYFVAFYLNYVAMMGIFIAKVSKGRTIREVAIYTMFIMTGGGIAIFGINGSFSIFTHLQGTVDVIGLVTSGVGDAAIYRILEVLPLGKTLLPFIILLLIVGFVAPSMDSASLALAETVTKRGTPKMALRLFFCVLLAVIPMAIILVGASFTAIKQIAIILSAPFLVILVGTQIGLMRWLKHDDRIGLHAKIIAQQEEEERQEALAEDEKQADEAKPQEKVEEKVAVKV; encoded by the coding sequence ATGGGAAAAAACACAAAGCAAGGCAAAAATTCAGATGTTGAAGTCGGTTTGATCGTCGTAAGCGTGGCGGTGCTCATTGTATTCATCATCTTCATGATCTTGAACCCGGAATCGACGCTGAACGCGATCAGTTCCTTCTTTAATTTGATGATTTCCGGATTGGGATCGATTTTTGAGGTAGTGGCGTTTGTGACCTTTATCGTTGGACTCTATCTCTGTTTCGGTAAGTATGGCAAGGTCCGGCTCGGAAACTGTAAGCCGGAATACTCTAATTTCAGCTATTTTTCAATGATGCTGTTGGCGTCGCTCGCGTCGGCCGCACTATATTGGTCCTTTACCGAGTGGGCGAGTTATTATCAAACGCCCGGTCTCGGCATGGTGCCCGGCAGCGTGGAGGTCATCGAGTCGTCTCTTGGTTATCAGTTCTTCCACTGGGGCGTTGTCAACCAATCCATGTACACCATCATGGGTGTGGCAATCGCCTACGGCGTGTATGTCAGAAAGTTGAAGTCCTTCCAAACGAGCGCGGTCTGCTGCGCAATGCTGGGCGAAAAGGTAAAGGGAAAGAACGCTATTGGCAAGGTCATTGATTTTCTGGTTATTTTCGGCATTTTAGGCGCGCTGAGCTCTTCTTTGGGGTTGGCGGTGCCGCTGGCAACCGGCGGTCTCAAGCAGCTGTTCGGCTGGGAGGCAACTCCGGTGGTGCAGATCGGTGTCATTGCGTTCATCGCGGTCGTTTACTCGATCACGGCCTATCTTGGCACACAGAAGGGTATGAAAGTCATCAGCAATGCCGCTTCGATCCTTTGTGTACTGTTCCTCCTGTTCGTGTTGTTTATGGGGCCGACCACTTTTATTCTCAAGAACATCGTCAACTCGCTGGGCCATATGATCGTAAAGCTTCCCAGAATGGCGCTGTTCACCGATCCGGTCTCCAATACCGGTTTCCCCGAAGCGTGGACGATCTACTTCGTGGCGTTCTATCTCAACTATGTGGCGATGATGGGTATTTTCATTGCCAAGGTATCCAAGGGAAGAACGATTCGGGAAGTAGCCATCTACACGATGTTTATCATGACGGGCGGCGGTATCGCGATTTTCGGCATCAACGGCAGCTTTTCCATCTTTACGCATCTGCAGGGTACGGTCGATGTAATCGGTCTGGTTACCAGCGGCGTGGGCGATGCGGCGATCTACCGGATTTTAGAGGTACTGCCGCTAGGAAAAACACTGCTTCCATTTATTATACTATTGCTGATCGTTGGCTTCGTGGCGCCGTCCATGGACTCGGCCTCGTTGGCGCTGGCTGAGACTGTGACAAAACGGGGAACGCCTAAAATGGCCTTGCGTCTGTTCTTCTGCGTTTTGCTCGCGGTGATCCCAATGGCGATCATTTTGGTTGGCGCAAGCTTTACTGCGATCAAGCAAATCGCGATCATTCTTTCAGCGCCGTTTTTAGTTATTCTGGTGGGCACGCAAATCGGACTGATGCGATGGCTCAAGCATGACGACCGAATCGGCCTGCACGCTAAGATTATTGCGCAGCAGGAAGAGGAGGAACGGCAGGAAGCGTTGGCGGAAGATGAGAAACAGGCTGATGAAGCAAAGCCGCAAGAAAAGGTAGAAGAGAAGGTGGCAGTCAAGGTTTGA
- a CDS encoding CaiB/BaiF CoA transferase family protein, with protein MKKGPLNGIKVLDFSQVLSAPFCGMMLADMGAEVIKIERPGAGDISREYGPYVNDISLYFCQYNRGKKGIAIDMRSEEGKRVVLDLVAQVDIVIENFKAGTLEKLGIGYDKMLEVNPGLIYGSISGFGTYGPLSHLPCMDIIAAARSGLVGQTGMAGDAPIKPGFSLCDTWAGLQLLRGLSMALLHKQRTGKGLRVDIAMLDCAFYMCESPVLEHSITGEFTERTGNHYVWYAPYGEFAAKDGNVVVAVTKEEEWRALCNTLGLDALVSDPRFAGNEQRVQNREALIAELEKATKSMGRYDLENKLGKAGVPAAAVQSLQEFDNNPQTKSLNVITKIDQLGVGEYTVTNTPILFSKTPVDPNASAAGSPGANSKEILSGLGYSQQKIDSLIAEGAVHQAG; from the coding sequence ATGAAGAAAGGACCTCTTAACGGGATCAAAGTTCTTGATTTTTCTCAGGTTCTATCTGCTCCGTTCTGCGGGATGATGCTGGCGGATATGGGCGCGGAGGTAATTAAGATCGAGCGGCCCGGCGCGGGCGATATCTCGCGCGAATACGGACCGTACGTCAATGATATCAGCTTGTATTTTTGCCAATACAACCGAGGCAAGAAGGGCATTGCGATCGATATGCGCTCCGAAGAAGGCAAGCGCGTCGTCCTTGATCTGGTCGCGCAGGTGGACATCGTTATCGAGAACTTCAAGGCAGGCACGCTGGAAAAGCTCGGCATCGGTTACGATAAGATGCTCGAAGTCAATCCCGGCTTGATCTATGGCTCGATCTCCGGTTTTGGTACATATGGACCGCTGTCCCACCTTCCGTGCATGGATATTATCGCCGCGGCCCGCAGCGGTCTGGTAGGGCAGACCGGTATGGCGGGAGACGCGCCGATCAAGCCCGGTTTCTCTCTGTGCGATACTTGGGCCGGCTTGCAGCTGCTGCGCGGCCTGTCCATGGCGCTTCTGCACAAGCAGCGAACCGGCAAGGGACTGCGCGTGGACATTGCGATGCTTGACTGCGCATTTTATATGTGCGAGTCGCCGGTGCTGGAGCACTCCATCACGGGCGAGTTCACCGAGCGCACGGGCAACCATTATGTATGGTATGCGCCTTACGGTGAATTTGCGGCCAAGGACGGCAACGTCGTTGTGGCTGTGACCAAGGAGGAAGAGTGGCGGGCGTTGTGCAATACGCTGGGGCTGGACGCTCTTGTATCGGATCCGCGCTTCGCCGGCAACGAGCAGCGGGTTCAGAACAGGGAAGCATTGATCGCGGAGCTGGAAAAAGCGACAAAATCCATGGGCCGCTATGATTTGGAGAATAAACTCGGCAAGGCCGGCGTACCAGCAGCTGCGGTACAGTCGCTGCAGGAGTTTGATAACAACCCGCAAACAAAATCACTCAATGTGATAACCAAGATCGATCAGCTTGGCGTAGGCGAGTACACCGTTACCAATACGCCCATCCTATTCAGCAAGACGCCGGTCGACCCGAACGCGTCGGCGGCCGGTTCCCCGGGTGCAAACAGCAAAGAGATACTCAGCGGGCTGGGGTACAGCCAGCAGAAGATCGATAGCCTGATCGCAGAAGGAGCTGTGCACCAAGCAGGTTGA
- a CDS encoding acyl-CoA thioesterase, with protein sequence MRKDCVFFCPLRVRFGEVDRQGIVYNGNYVAYTDLAFEEFLRSRGYSYKELAEKYDSEVCHKKSTYEFVSSAYEGDMLEVGIRKIKIGRKSFTIEFEIYRQGEDDLILWCESVYVGYDIEKRASRPITDLMRKILTV encoded by the coding sequence ATGAGAAAAGACTGCGTTTTCTTCTGCCCCTTGCGCGTTCGCTTTGGCGAGGTTGACCGCCAAGGCATTGTGTATAACGGCAATTATGTGGCATATACCGACTTGGCTTTTGAAGAATTTCTCCGCTCAAGAGGATATTCCTATAAAGAGCTTGCGGAAAAGTACGACTCCGAGGTGTGCCATAAAAAGTCTACCTACGAATTTGTTTCCAGTGCATATGAAGGGGATATGCTCGAGGTCGGCATTCGCAAGATCAAGATCGGCCGCAAGAGCTTTACCATTGAGTTTGAAATATACCGGCAGGGAGAGGACGATCTGATCCTGTGGTGCGAATCTGTATATGTAGGCTATGATATAGAAAAACGCGCCAGCCGTCCGATCACTGACTTGATGAGGAAAATATTAACGGTATGA
- a CDS encoding acyl-CoA dehydrogenase family protein, producing the protein MDFKLSKEHRALQEKAREFTEQVLFPYEMECEENNGISPETHKYITEQVMEWGFNATNHSKEHGGQGMTLFEQMLCSEQFGMSTGAIWDAVPQPSFPMKFGTKEQIDEYLIPSNQCKRRDAYAITEADAGSDPTMCQTTAVKCDGGYKINGEKWYVTVGNIADFLLVHTHIDGDANKATVFFVEKDAPGVSVKRTPEFTHHFAFKHPEFLFEDVVVDESKILKGIGEGFNMTKDWFVEARLGIAARCVGGAERVLKEANDFAANRVQGDRVIRDYQVIEHMLVDMTMEIMAAKSLLYRVCWEISGDMDRKLKHARASAIKLWCSEMVNHVTDKAVQILGGRGYMRENAVERLWRDQRVDRIWEGTSEIQRNVIGGQIKKRGVELYTGWAYEE; encoded by the coding sequence ATGGATTTCAAACTGAGCAAGGAGCATCGCGCACTTCAGGAGAAGGCAAGAGAATTTACCGAGCAGGTACTGTTCCCGTACGAGATGGAGTGCGAGGAGAATAACGGCATCTCTCCCGAAACGCACAAATATATCACGGAGCAGGTTATGGAGTGGGGCTTCAACGCCACCAACCATTCCAAGGAGCACGGCGGTCAGGGCATGACGTTGTTCGAGCAGATGCTCTGCAGCGAGCAGTTCGGCATGTCCACCGGCGCGATCTGGGATGCGGTTCCGCAGCCGTCCTTCCCGATGAAGTTCGGCACCAAGGAGCAGATCGACGAGTACCTGATTCCCAGTAACCAGTGCAAGCGCCGCGATGCATACGCCATCACGGAAGCTGACGCCGGTTCCGACCCGACCATGTGCCAGACCACTGCTGTTAAGTGCGACGGCGGCTACAAGATCAACGGCGAAAAGTGGTACGTAACCGTTGGTAACATTGCCGACTTCTTGCTGGTACATACCCACATCGACGGCGATGCAAACAAGGCCACCGTATTCTTCGTTGAGAAGGACGCGCCGGGCGTAAGCGTTAAGCGCACCCCCGAGTTCACGCATCACTTCGCGTTCAAACACCCCGAATTCCTGTTTGAGGACGTCGTTGTTGACGAATCCAAGATCCTGAAGGGCATCGGCGAAGGCTTCAACATGACCAAGGACTGGTTCGTAGAAGCTCGTCTGGGCATTGCGGCTCGCTGTGTAGGCGGCGCGGAGCGCGTGCTGAAGGAAGCCAACGACTTTGCGGCCAACCGCGTTCAGGGCGATCGCGTGATCCGCGACTATCAGGTAATCGAGCACATGCTGGTTGACATGACCATGGAGATCATGGCCGCTAAGAGCCTGCTGTACCGCGTATGCTGGGAGATTTCCGGCGATATGGACCGCAAGCTGAAGCATGCCCGTGCATCCGCCATCAAGCTGTGGTGCTCTGAAATGGTTAACCACGTAACCGATAAGGCTGTTCAGATCCTTGGCGGCCGCGGCTACATGCGTGAGAACGCTGTCGAGCGTCTGTGGCGCGACCAGCGCGTTGACCGCATCTGGGAGGGTACCTCCGAGATCCAGCGCAACGTCATCGGCGGCCAGATCAAGAAGCGCGGCGTAGAGCTGTACACTGGCTGGGCTTACGAGGAGTAA
- a CDS encoding 4Fe-4S dicluster domain-containing protein: MRTVELISPDKEKCVKCNACVDICPMRVIEVDEEGYPRGITTAFLTCINCGYCVDVCAFGALRHKVRKRSANAAAALRAAQKRLNRSREYRKKQGESK, encoded by the coding sequence GTGAGAACCGTTGAACTGATTTCGCCGGATAAGGAAAAATGCGTTAAGTGCAATGCCTGTGTCGACATTTGCCCCATGCGCGTGATCGAGGTCGACGAGGAGGGCTATCCGCGGGGGATTACCACAGCCTTTCTGACCTGTATCAACTGCGGGTACTGCGTAGACGTATGCGCCTTTGGCGCGCTCCGGCACAAAGTGCGTAAACGCTCGGCCAACGCGGCCGCTGCATTGCGCGCGGCGCAAAAGCGCCTGAATAGATCTCGCGAATACCGGAAGAAACAGGGAGAATCAAAATGA
- a CDS encoding MaoC/PaaZ C-terminal domain-containing protein, producing MALKFEVIGRKSAPMELRYDWRKLALYALSVGANVDGELEYVYEKNMKIIPTYWAAILGFKTFTDAYEYGQSLPDTLHYGFEIEYHKPITSVEGKITYSVELLDIYDRGLGRGSLAFIQAEAFDEQGDKAFTLLTKDIDMSTGGFGGKKPPNVTVEYPKRAPDFVVDDHIGPNQAALYRIDNDPNILHIDPDFAALGGFDRPILMGMCTAGYACRALIKAVCPGRPEAIRSLSVRFTSALEPNCPVQTQIWKMDDRQIVFRLIDLTTGDAVLNFCTARIE from the coding sequence GTGGCGCTGAAATTTGAAGTAATCGGCCGGAAAAGCGCGCCGATGGAGCTGCGGTACGATTGGCGCAAGCTGGCGCTTTACGCGCTCAGTGTCGGTGCGAATGTCGATGGCGAGCTGGAATATGTATACGAGAAAAATATGAAGATCATTCCCACCTATTGGGCGGCGATCCTCGGTTTTAAGACGTTTACCGATGCCTACGAATACGGACAGAGCCTGCCCGATACGCTACACTACGGTTTTGAGATCGAATATCACAAGCCGATCACCAGCGTGGAAGGGAAAATCACTTATTCTGTCGAGCTGCTCGATATTTATGACCGTGGCTTAGGGCGCGGCAGCTTGGCGTTCATTCAAGCCGAAGCGTTTGACGAACAGGGAGACAAGGCGTTCACATTGCTGACCAAGGATATCGATATGTCCACCGGTGGTTTTGGCGGCAAAAAGCCGCCCAATGTGACGGTGGAGTATCCCAAACGCGCGCCCGACTTCGTGGTGGACGACCATATCGGCCCAAATCAGGCGGCGCTTTACCGCATTGATAACGATCCGAATATCCTGCATATCGATCCGGACTTTGCCGCTCTTGGCGGTTTCGACCGGCCTATCCTCATGGGGATGTGTACGGCAGGCTATGCCTGCCGCGCGCTGATCAAGGCGGTCTGCCCGGGGCGGCCGGAGGCGATCCGTTCTCTGTCCGTTCGCTTTACCTCGGCGCTGGAGCCTAACTGTCCGGTGCAGACGCAGATCTGGAAGATGGATGACCGGCAAATCGTGTTCCGGCTGATCGACCTGACGACCGGCGACGCGGTCCTCAACTTCTGCACCGCGCGGATCGAATAG
- a CDS encoding MarR family winged helix-turn-helix transcriptional regulator — MQHQFNELFDRYYKSWRGIESAYDKIAANHGVTSNIMNILTLLYKQRSPMTQNELSKELNLSRQTVTSVVDSLEARGLVTRSIAEGDRRSRVISLTEQGRASGREMGRAMRRIELSAFEALSGEDQIAFVDNMEKLWHGLAHALGEE, encoded by the coding sequence ATGCAACATCAGTTCAATGAACTATTTGACCGTTATTATAAAAGTTGGCGCGGGATAGAGTCTGCGTATGATAAAATCGCAGCCAACCATGGCGTCACCTCAAATATCATGAATATTCTCACGCTGCTCTATAAGCAGCGCTCGCCCATGACACAGAATGAACTGAGCAAGGAACTTAACCTATCCAGACAGACCGTGACAAGCGTGGTAGACAGTCTGGAGGCGCGCGGTCTGGTCACGCGCAGCATAGCCGAGGGCGACCGGCGCAGCCGTGTGATCAGCTTAACCGAGCAGGGACGGGCGTCCGGCCGCGAGATGGGCCGTGCGATGCGCCGCATCGAGTTATCCGCGTTTGAAGCGCTTTCCGGTGAGGACCAAATCGCCTTTGTGGACAATATGGAAAAGCTGTGGCACGGCTTGGCTCACGCCTTGGGGGAAGAATAA